In Planctomycetia bacterium, the following are encoded in one genomic region:
- a CDS encoding alkene reductase, whose amino-acid sequence MSTQTESSLFMPVQVGPYKLAHRVVMAPLTRLRSDQPGDLPNDLMAEYYGQRASAGGLLIAEATPISITGRGYYGAPGIYADEQIAGWKKVTSAVHARGGRIFLQLWHVGRQSHVDMTGGVPPMAPSAVPYEGVAKTSAGWVPVSPPRALELEEIAGIIEDYRRGAERAKAAGFDGVELHGANGYLVDQFLQDGTNKRTDAYGGSVENRARFLLEVTAALASVWGGDRVGVRLAPSGRWAGMSDSDPLATFGYVTAQLNRFGLAYLHLVEPRIVGSEVTEEGLAPVAAAQLRKIFHGTILAAGGFEPEGAEAIVEQGDADLVVFGRHFIANPDLPKRIQHGLPLNAYDRTTFYDGGRRGYTDYPFYEEVAPANRESA is encoded by the coding sequence ATGTCGACGCAAACGGAATCCAGCCTATTCATGCCGGTCCAAGTAGGCCCTTACAAGCTAGCCCATCGGGTGGTGATGGCGCCTCTTACCCGTTTGCGATCCGATCAGCCGGGCGATCTCCCGAACGATCTCATGGCCGAATACTACGGACAGCGGGCATCGGCCGGCGGGTTGCTCATCGCCGAAGCGACCCCCATCTCGATCACCGGTCGAGGCTATTACGGTGCGCCGGGTATCTACGCCGACGAGCAAATCGCCGGCTGGAAGAAAGTGACGAGCGCAGTGCATGCCCGGGGAGGTCGCATCTTTCTACAGCTATGGCATGTCGGGCGGCAGTCGCATGTCGACATGACGGGCGGTGTTCCGCCGATGGCTCCTTCGGCGGTTCCTTACGAAGGTGTCGCCAAAACTTCCGCAGGTTGGGTTCCGGTTTCGCCGCCGCGGGCCCTCGAGCTCGAAGAAATCGCCGGCATCATCGAAGACTATCGTCGTGGTGCCGAGCGTGCGAAAGCGGCCGGCTTCGACGGCGTCGAGCTGCATGGAGCCAACGGTTATCTCGTCGATCAATTCCTGCAAGACGGCACCAACAAGCGAACCGATGCCTACGGCGGGTCCGTCGAAAATCGGGCTCGCTTCCTGCTTGAAGTCACTGCGGCATTGGCGTCGGTCTGGGGAGGCGATCGGGTCGGCGTGCGGCTCGCGCCGAGCGGCCGTTGGGCCGGCATGTCGGATAGCGACCCGCTTGCGACGTTCGGCTATGTCACCGCGCAGTTGAATCGGTTCGGCCTCGCATATCTTCATCTCGTCGAGCCGCGCATCGTCGGTTCGGAAGTCACCGAGGAAGGGCTCGCGCCGGTCGCTGCGGCGCAGCTGCGGAAAATCTTCCACGGCACGATCCTCGCTGCCGGCGGTTTCGAACCGGAAGGGGCTGAGGCGATCGTCGAACAAGGGGATGCCGATCTCGTCGTCTTCGGGCGGCACTTCATCGCCAATCCCGACTTGCCGAAGCGGATTCAGCACGGTCTGCCGCTCAATGCCTACGATCGCACGACGTTCTACGACGGAGGACGACGGGGCTACACCGATTACCCGTTCTACGAAGAAGTCGCTCCGGCGAATCGTGAGAGTGCCTAA
- a CDS encoding efflux RND transporter permease subunit, translating to MWIVKLALRRPYTFVVMAMLIVVLGATSINQMRTDIFPEIDIPVVNVIWTFKGMETNELERRITTYSEYAFTSNVTDIKRIESQTLNGVAVIKIFFHPSVDIATALSQVTSASQAIRALMPPGVQPPIIIRFNASSVPILQISLSSETMSEEEVYDYGLYVLRTQLSTVQGLTMPTPYGGRERQVMVDIDPQMLQAKGISPKEVADAISAYNLASPTGVARIDTHEYPVTLNNTPLTPASFNDIPIKVVGGATIYMRDVAQVRDGSQAQSTIVRRNGVRGALVTLLKNGNASTLEIVNRVKEMLPEIRAAAPANLKIDLLFDQSLFVTAAIHGVIVESIIAGLLTAAMILLFLGSWRSTLIVAVSIPLAILSSITMLYLLGHSLNVMTLGGLALAVGILVDDATVEIENIHRNVGLGKPLRQAILDGAMQIAGPTFVSTLTISIVFVSVLFLDGAPKYLFTPLALAVAFAMLASYLLSRTIVPTMVDYLLPAELAHHHDAAAQQGRFARLHAAFERSFERFRERYVALLEWNLNHRRTVFLVFGAMVATGLLVLPWVGRDFFPTVDTGQFRLHVRAPAGTRVEQTERHFGDVEKVIRELIPKDEVELVLDNIGLPNRTYAMAFGDSATTGMADGEILVALAHHRTRSTPEYIAKLREELPKRFPQLTFFFQPADIVSQILNFGLPAPIDIQIAGLNKKENYAMATEIAERIKTIRGVEDVHLHQVMNVPKLHIDVDQTRAGELGLTQQDVANSVLVSLSGSGQVQPNYWVDPNMGISYLVETRTPIHRLDSVDALGGLPLTSRKNPGLQLLSNVANISRGVTAEVANHTNVQPTYDVYANVQGRDLGSVAGEIHRVLEEYRAKLAPGNTIALRGQVESMESAFIRLGLGIVFAALLVYLLMVVNFQSWLDPFIIITALPGALVGIVWSLYLWHTTFSVPAMMGAIMSIGVATANSILLVTFANEVRGEGKSAFDAALEAGKTRMRPVLMTAAAMIIGMLPMSLGLGEGGEQNAPLGRAVIGGLLLATFTTLLFVPVVYSILRRKERAPEMVIE from the coding sequence ATGTGGATCGTCAAACTTGCCTTACGGCGTCCTTATACCTTCGTCGTCATGGCGATGTTGATCGTCGTGCTCGGGGCGACGTCGATCAACCAGATGCGAACCGATATCTTTCCGGAAATCGACATTCCGGTCGTGAACGTCATTTGGACGTTCAAGGGAATGGAGACGAACGAGCTCGAACGCCGGATCACGACCTACAGCGAATACGCGTTCACCTCGAACGTGACCGACATCAAGCGGATCGAGTCGCAAACGCTCAACGGCGTCGCGGTGATCAAGATCTTCTTTCACCCGAGCGTCGATATCGCCACGGCCCTCTCGCAAGTCACTTCGGCGAGTCAAGCGATTCGCGCTTTGATGCCGCCGGGCGTGCAGCCGCCGATCATCATTCGCTTCAATGCTTCGAGCGTGCCGATTCTGCAGATCAGCTTGAGCAGCGAAACGATGTCGGAGGAAGAGGTCTACGACTACGGGCTCTACGTGCTCCGCACGCAGCTTTCGACCGTGCAAGGGCTCACGATGCCGACCCCCTACGGCGGCCGCGAGCGGCAGGTGATGGTCGACATCGACCCGCAAATGCTCCAAGCCAAAGGGATCTCGCCGAAAGAGGTCGCCGACGCGATCAGCGCCTACAACTTGGCCTCGCCGACCGGCGTCGCGCGGATCGATACGCATGAATATCCCGTCACTCTCAACAACACCCCGCTGACGCCGGCGAGCTTCAACGACATTCCGATCAAAGTCGTCGGCGGGGCGACGATCTATATGCGCGACGTCGCACAAGTGCGCGACGGGAGCCAAGCGCAGAGCACGATCGTGCGCCGCAACGGCGTTCGCGGCGCGCTCGTTACGCTGCTCAAGAACGGCAACGCTTCCACGCTCGAGATCGTGAACCGAGTGAAAGAGATGCTGCCGGAGATTCGTGCGGCCGCGCCGGCGAACCTTAAGATCGATCTGCTGTTCGATCAATCGTTGTTCGTCACCGCGGCGATTCACGGCGTGATCGTCGAAAGCATCATCGCCGGTTTGCTCACCGCCGCGATGATTCTCCTGTTTCTCGGCAGCTGGCGAAGCACGCTCATCGTCGCGGTTTCGATTCCGCTGGCGATCCTATCTTCGATCACGATGCTGTACCTGCTCGGGCATTCGCTCAACGTGATGACCCTCGGCGGCTTGGCGCTCGCGGTCGGCATCTTGGTCGACGATGCGACGGTCGAGATCGAAAACATCCATCGCAACGTCGGCCTCGGCAAACCGCTGCGCCAAGCGATTCTCGACGGGGCCATGCAGATCGCCGGGCCGACGTTCGTTTCCACGCTGACGATCAGCATCGTCTTCGTCTCCGTGTTGTTTCTCGACGGCGCGCCGAAGTACTTATTCACGCCGCTGGCGTTGGCCGTGGCCTTCGCGATGCTCGCGTCGTATCTGCTTTCGCGGACGATCGTGCCGACGATGGTCGACTACTTGCTTCCCGCCGAGCTCGCGCATCATCACGATGCTGCCGCACAGCAAGGTCGCTTCGCACGCTTGCATGCCGCGTTCGAGCGGAGCTTCGAGCGGTTTCGCGAACGGTACGTGGCGCTGCTCGAATGGAACTTGAATCATCGCCGAACCGTATTCCTCGTGTTCGGCGCGATGGTCGCGACCGGCTTGCTCGTCCTCCCTTGGGTCGGGCGGGATTTCTTCCCGACCGTCGATACGGGCCAATTCCGCCTGCATGTTCGGGCACCAGCCGGAACGCGCGTCGAGCAGACGGAGCGCCACTTCGGCGACGTCGAAAAGGTCATTCGCGAGCTCATTCCCAAAGACGAAGTGGAGCTCGTGCTCGACAACATCGGCTTGCCGAATCGAACCTATGCGATGGCGTTCGGCGACAGCGCGACGACGGGCATGGCCGACGGTGAGATTCTGGTCGCGCTCGCGCATCACCGCACCCGTTCGACGCCCGAGTATATCGCGAAGCTGCGCGAAGAACTGCCGAAGCGCTTCCCGCAATTGACGTTCTTCTTTCAGCCGGCCGATATCGTGAGCCAGATCCTCAACTTCGGCTTGCCGGCTCCGATCGACATTCAGATCGCCGGGCTGAACAAGAAGGAAAACTATGCGATGGCGACCGAGATCGCCGAGCGAATTAAGACGATCCGCGGCGTCGAAGACGTGCATCTGCATCAAGTGATGAACGTGCCGAAGCTTCACATCGACGTCGACCAAACTCGGGCCGGCGAGCTCGGACTAACGCAACAAGACGTCGCCAACAGCGTGCTCGTTTCTCTTTCCGGCAGCGGTCAGGTGCAGCCCAATTATTGGGTCGACCCGAATATGGGAATCTCGTATCTCGTCGAAACGCGCACGCCGATCCACCGGCTCGATAGCGTCGACGCCCTCGGCGGCCTGCCGCTGACGTCGCGCAAGAATCCCGGTTTGCAACTCCTCTCCAACGTGGCGAACATCTCACGCGGCGTTACGGCGGAAGTCGCGAACCACACGAACGTCCAACCGACCTACGATGTCTATGCCAACGTGCAGGGGCGCGACCTCGGCAGCGTCGCGGGCGAGATCCATCGCGTGCTCGAGGAGTATCGCGCCAAGCTTGCTCCGGGAAACACGATCGCGCTGCGCGGCCAAGTCGAAAGCATGGAGTCGGCGTTTATCCGACTCGGCTTAGGGATCGTGTTCGCGGCGCTCTTGGTTTATCTCTTGATGGTGGTCAATTTCCAGAGCTGGCTCGATCCGTTCATCATCATCACGGCTCTGCCGGGTGCGTTGGTGGGAATCGTCTGGTCGCTCTATCTCTGGCACACGACGTTCAGCGTGCCGGCGATGATGGGGGCGATCATGTCGATCGGCGTCGCCACGGCCAACAGTATCTTGCTCGTCACGTTTGCCAACGAAGTACGCGGCGAAGGGAAATCGGCCTTCGACGCCGCTCTGGAAGCGGGGAAGACTCGTATGCGTCCGGTGTTGATGACAGCTGCGGCGATGATTATCGGCATGCTGCCGATGTCGCTCGGCCTCGGCGAAGGGGGAGAGCAAAACGCCCCACTCGGACGGGCGGTGATCGGCGGACTGTTGCTCGCCACGTTCACCACACTGCTGTTCGTACCGGTCGTTTACAGCATCTTACGCCGCAAAGAACGGGCCCCTGAAATGGTGATCGAGTAG
- a CDS encoding efflux RND transporter periplasmic adaptor subunit — protein sequence MSAATLTSHHDAFREASDLKQTVRDALAFADQMNDRSEQVDRLTPPGSNKPAGSFGWKTLAGVLVVAVVVLLQPWKLLHSETIAATGTEAAAVKTVKIDRPSPAATSEVVLPATLRPWQTTTLHARVSGYLTAWHKDLGAKVKAGEVLAEIETPELDQELAEGEATAMESLSAVVQAKAERQEAEAELNVAEAQLNRARADAELAISQLGRRERLLVSSAISQEEYDTFQKQVEARNADVAAAQADVARRRTGLSTKAAIIEAREAAAKSRQANVERLKETLRFKKIVAPFDGIVTGRSAEVGMLVTAGKEALFVVEDMTRIRVQVNVPQAYAVQTGRGTSALVRIPEAALSTTGTVTRTSESVDAANRTMLAEIELDNTTLRFQPGSYVQVTFTAKQSGTAWTIPANTLQMRVEGPHVAVVNAKNEVEIKRVELGRDLGRRIVINAGVRGDERLIVNPDEELRNGLVVQVAPSAPVGDEIAQRTNQSGE from the coding sequence ATGTCTGCCGCGACCCTCACCTCGCACCACGACGCGTTCCGTGAAGCTTCCGATCTGAAGCAGACCGTGCGAGACGCACTGGCCTTCGCCGATCAAATGAACGATCGATCGGAGCAGGTCGATCGGCTCACACCGCCGGGCTCGAACAAACCGGCAGGATCCTTCGGCTGGAAGACCTTGGCCGGCGTCTTGGTCGTCGCGGTCGTCGTCTTGCTGCAACCTTGGAAGCTGCTGCATTCCGAAACCATCGCGGCAACGGGTACGGAAGCCGCCGCGGTCAAGACCGTGAAGATCGATCGACCTTCTCCCGCGGCGACTTCCGAAGTCGTGTTGCCCGCCACGCTCCGTCCTTGGCAAACCACGACGCTCCATGCTCGCGTGAGCGGCTACCTCACCGCTTGGCATAAGGATCTCGGCGCGAAGGTGAAGGCCGGCGAAGTCCTTGCCGAAATCGAAACGCCGGAGCTCGACCAAGAGCTCGCCGAAGGAGAAGCGACGGCGATGGAATCGCTCTCGGCGGTCGTGCAAGCGAAGGCCGAGCGACAGGAAGCCGAAGCCGAGCTGAACGTCGCCGAAGCGCAACTGAATCGGGCCCGTGCCGATGCCGAGCTCGCGATCAGCCAGCTTGGTCGCCGCGAACGGCTGCTCGTCTCCAGCGCAATCTCGCAAGAAGAATACGATACGTTCCAAAAACAAGTCGAGGCCCGCAACGCCGATGTCGCCGCGGCGCAAGCCGACGTCGCACGTCGTCGCACCGGTCTGTCGACGAAAGCCGCGATCATCGAAGCTCGCGAAGCCGCGGCCAAGAGCCGGCAAGCGAACGTCGAACGATTGAAGGAGACGCTGCGATTCAAGAAGATCGTCGCCCCGTTCGACGGCATCGTCACGGGCCGCTCGGCCGAAGTCGGCATGCTGGTGACGGCCGGCAAGGAAGCGTTGTTCGTCGTCGAAGACATGACCCGCATTCGCGTGCAGGTGAACGTGCCGCAAGCGTATGCCGTGCAAACCGGCCGAGGCACCTCGGCCCTGGTCCGTATTCCTGAAGCTGCGCTTTCGACGACCGGCACCGTGACTCGAACTTCCGAATCGGTCGATGCCGCGAACCGCACGATGCTCGCCGAGATCGAGCTCGACAACACGACGCTTCGCTTCCAGCCCGGCAGCTACGTGCAAGTCACCTTCACCGCAAAGCAAAGCGGCACCGCCTGGACGATTCCCGCGAACACCTTGCAGATGCGGGTCGAAGGTCCGCATGTGGCCGTCGTGAACGCGAAGAACGAAGTTGAGATCAAGCGGGTCGAGCTCGGCCGCGACCTCGGTCGGCGGATCGTCATTAATGCCGGCGTGCGAGGGGATGAACGCTTGATCGTCAATCCCGACGAAGAGCTGCGTAACGGGCTCGTCGTACAGGTAGCGCCATCGGCACCGGTCGGCGACGAAATCGCGCAACGGACGAATCAATCCGGTGAGTAA
- a CDS encoding sigma-70 family RNA polymerase sigma factor: protein MPVDDSPLTRASLLVQLRDATNHEAWHEFVRLYSPIVYGFARKRGLQDADAADLMQDVMRSVSTAIGRLDYDRRQGMFRGWLFTITRNKIFNLLSSRRTHPQASGDAVTNRLLESHPEASDGADDWEMEYQRRLASLAMERIKSEFQENTWQAFRLTAVEGIAAAEAAKQVGMSAGAIYVAKSRVLARLKEEVDVLRRQEES from the coding sequence ATGCCCGTAGACGACTCACCCCTGACGCGAGCCAGCCTCTTGGTTCAGTTGCGCGACGCAACGAATCACGAAGCGTGGCACGAGTTCGTTCGGCTCTACAGTCCGATCGTGTACGGCTTCGCGCGCAAGCGGGGTCTGCAAGACGCCGACGCGGCCGATCTGATGCAAGACGTGATGCGCTCGGTATCGACTGCGATCGGTCGGCTCGACTACGATCGTCGACAAGGAATGTTCCGCGGCTGGCTCTTCACGATCACGCGCAACAAGATCTTCAATCTACTTTCGTCGCGCCGTACGCATCCGCAAGCATCCGGCGACGCGGTGACGAATCGCTTGCTCGAATCGCATCCGGAAGCGAGCGACGGGGCCGACGATTGGGAAATGGAATACCAGCGGCGCCTCGCGTCCTTGGCGATGGAGCGAATCAAAAGTGAGTTTCAAGAAAACACCTGGCAGGCCTTCCGACTAACCGCGGTCGAAGGCATCGCGGCGGCCGAGGCGGCGAAGCAAGTCGGCATGTCGGCCGGCGCCATCTACGTCGCGAAGAGCCGCGTGCTCGCGCGACTCAAAGAAGAAGTCGACGTGCTGCGACGACAGGAGGAAAGCTAA
- a CDS encoding serine/threonine protein kinase, protein MKADTKCPQTDELQRLLNDSLPGERRDECIQHMDDCGCCQEKLEQIAVEGTNLSQLVEHLNTAEPMATSAYWPALKSLDTELPPVTPKDTPTRTRELSLSFLQPASDSAYLGRLAQFDVMRVIGRGGMGLVLEAFDSRLQRHVALKVLDPELASDDIARQRFCRESRAAASISHENVVAVHQVEKSGEHGLPYIVMQLISGESLEQRLARDKKLPLREIVRIGMQAAHGLAAAHAQGLIHRDIKPGNILLEPPHDRVKLTDFGLARVEEDVKLTRTGFVSGTPLYMAPEQALGEDADPRSDLFSLGAILYEMCAGRPPFTGNSALMILKQITDTKHVPLRELNPQIPDWFAATIDHLLEKKPANRIQTATQLAELLDFQWALLKTTSDDVPTVCQIEQRKLVVRNRWIAGGIGATFLAFGILGGMWFNHRGDRAPVPVSSAEPVAVLSANAGAVWSVAFDAAGKTAAMAVEDGSVRLWDVPTQSVKASWSAHRGFVWGVHFLPDDETLVTAGDEGLIKLWKRAEPEPYRTFEHSNAVRSIAFSRDRRMFAGDRGGGLRAWSLEAPATGSGAAGATKPLAEAKQAGALFAVAISPDDKTIATGGSDKVVRLWNAQDLTPKLTLEGHAGPIYGLAFHPDGRRLVSVGWDKAVHVWDAAAGMAVKSWEGHTMDIWSVAYSPDGSKLATGGADGAVKLWDAETGKLLATYLGHGNSVHTVAFNNAGTQLASGGRDGAVRVWKIE, encoded by the coding sequence ATGAAAGCCGACACGAAATGCCCGCAAACCGACGAACTTCAGCGATTGCTGAACGATTCGCTTCCCGGCGAGCGCCGCGATGAATGCATCCAACACATGGACGACTGCGGCTGCTGCCAAGAAAAGTTGGAGCAAATCGCCGTTGAAGGAACGAACCTTTCGCAGCTCGTCGAGCATCTGAACACGGCCGAACCGATGGCGACGTCGGCCTACTGGCCCGCCCTGAAATCGCTCGACACGGAGTTGCCGCCGGTCACGCCGAAAGACACTCCGACCCGGACGCGCGAGCTCTCGCTCAGCTTCCTCCAGCCGGCAAGCGACAGCGCCTATCTCGGCCGGCTCGCGCAGTTCGATGTGATGCGGGTCATCGGGCGCGGCGGCATGGGGCTCGTGCTCGAAGCCTTCGACTCGCGCTTGCAGCGGCACGTTGCGCTCAAGGTGCTCGATCCGGAACTCGCGTCCGACGACATTGCGCGGCAACGCTTTTGCCGCGAGTCGCGCGCGGCCGCTTCGATCTCGCATGAGAACGTCGTCGCCGTGCATCAAGTCGAAAAGTCGGGCGAGCACGGACTGCCGTATATCGTGATGCAGCTCATCTCCGGCGAATCGCTCGAGCAGCGGCTGGCCCGCGATAAGAAACTTCCGCTCCGCGAGATCGTGCGAATCGGCATGCAAGCCGCACACGGCCTCGCCGCCGCGCACGCACAAGGCTTGATCCATCGCGATATCAAGCCGGGCAACATCCTCTTGGAGCCGCCGCACGATCGGGTCAAGCTCACCGACTTCGGCCTGGCCCGCGTGGAAGAAGACGTGAAGCTCACGCGCACCGGCTTCGTCAGCGGCACGCCGTTGTACATGGCACCCGAGCAAGCGCTCGGCGAAGACGCCGATCCGCGCTCGGACCTTTTCAGCCTCGGGGCGATCCTTTACGAAATGTGCGCCGGCCGGCCCCCTTTCACCGGCAACTCGGCGCTGATGATCTTAAAGCAGATCACGGATACGAAGCATGTGCCGCTCCGCGAGCTCAATCCGCAAATTCCGGATTGGTTCGCCGCGACCATCGATCACCTGCTCGAGAAGAAGCCGGCGAACCGGATCCAAACGGCCACCCAGCTCGCCGAGTTGCTCGACTTCCAATGGGCCCTGCTGAAGACGACGTCGGACGATGTGCCGACGGTCTGCCAGATCGAACAGCGCAAGCTCGTCGTGCGCAATCGCTGGATCGCCGGTGGCATCGGTGCGACGTTCCTCGCGTTCGGCATCCTCGGCGGCATGTGGTTCAACCACCGCGGAGATCGCGCGCCGGTTCCGGTTTCCTCGGCCGAGCCGGTCGCCGTGCTCAGTGCGAACGCCGGCGCAGTCTGGTCCGTCGCGTTCGACGCCGCCGGCAAGACCGCGGCGATGGCCGTGGAAGACGGCTCGGTTCGCTTGTGGGACGTCCCGACGCAGAGCGTGAAGGCTTCTTGGAGCGCGCATCGTGGATTCGTCTGGGGAGTCCACTTCCTGCCCGACGACGAAACGCTCGTCACCGCCGGCGACGAAGGGCTCATCAAGCTCTGGAAGCGCGCGGAACCCGAGCCCTACCGGACGTTCGAGCACTCGAACGCCGTCCGCAGCATTGCGTTCTCGCGCGATCGACGGATGTTCGCCGGCGACCGCGGCGGAGGCCTTCGCGCTTGGTCGCTCGAAGCGCCTGCGACCGGCAGCGGAGCAGCCGGCGCGACCAAGCCCTTGGCCGAAGCCAAGCAAGCCGGCGCGTTGTTCGCCGTGGCGATCTCGCCCGACGACAAGACGATCGCCACCGGCGGCAGCGATAAGGTCGTTCGCTTGTGGAACGCGCAGGACCTCACGCCGAAACTCACGCTCGAAGGTCATGCCGGCCCGATCTACGGCCTGGCGTTTCATCCCGACGGTCGGCGGCTCGTCTCCGTCGGATGGGACAAAGCGGTGCATGTGTGGGACGCCGCCGCAGGCATGGCCGTGAAGAGTTGGGAAGGGCACACGATGGATATCTGGTCCGTCGCCTATTCGCCCGACGGCTCGAAGCTGGCGACCGGCGGAGCCGACGGCGCCGTGAAACTTTGGGACGCCGAAACCGGAAAACTTCTCGCAACCTATCTCGGTCACGGCAACTCGGTACATACCGTCGCGTTCAACAACGCCGGCACGCAACTCGCCTCAGGCGGCCGCGATGGGGCGGTGCGCGTTTGGAAGATCGAATAG
- a CDS encoding dihydrodipicolinate synthase family protein yields MAQRLTGVLPIVHTPFTAADEIDRAALAREIEFIIAAGSQGYGTGMVSELLRLTADERLRYTELLVELAAKRVAVFVSVGAESTKQAVLFAAHAERSGCDAVMAVPPLATRLGKDALAAYYCALADAISLPIIVQDASGYVGQAIPLAVYELLLARYGEEKILFKPEASPIGPNLSALRDATGGRARIFEGSGGIHLVDSYRRGIAGTMPGVDLLDGIVALWRALERGDEAATYRLYFPICAIVALQLQAGLDGFLAIEKYLLVKRGLFADARRRTPHAWELDSETAAEVDRLFQLLQAALPAERIGA; encoded by the coding sequence ATGGCGCAGAGACTTACCGGGGTGTTGCCGATCGTGCATACTCCGTTTACCGCCGCCGATGAAATCGACCGCGCGGCGCTAGCGCGTGAGATCGAGTTCATTATCGCCGCCGGTTCGCAAGGCTACGGCACCGGCATGGTCTCCGAGCTCTTGCGGCTTACGGCCGACGAGCGGCTGCGTTATACGGAGTTGCTCGTCGAGCTCGCGGCGAAGCGCGTGGCGGTGTTCGTCAGCGTCGGTGCCGAGAGCACGAAGCAGGCCGTGCTCTTCGCCGCACATGCCGAGCGGTCGGGCTGCGATGCCGTGATGGCGGTTCCTCCGCTGGCGACGCGGCTCGGCAAAGATGCGCTTGCCGCCTACTATTGCGCGCTGGCCGACGCGATCTCATTGCCGATCATCGTGCAAGACGCTTCCGGCTATGTCGGCCAAGCGATTCCGCTCGCGGTGTACGAGTTGCTGCTCGCGCGCTACGGCGAGGAGAAGATTCTCTTCAAGCCCGAGGCTTCGCCGATCGGCCCGAATCTTTCGGCGCTCCGCGATGCGACGGGCGGCCGGGCGCGCATCTTCGAAGGCTCCGGGGGGATTCATCTGGTCGACAGCTATCGGCGCGGCATCGCCGGTACGATGCCCGGCGTCGATCTGCTCGACGGGATCGTCGCACTCTGGCGCGCGCTCGAGCGGGGCGACGAAGCCGCAACGTATCGCCTCTATTTTCCGATCTGCGCGATCGTCGCGTTGCAATTGCAAGCCGGGCTCGACGGCTTTCTGGCGATCGAAAAATACTTGCTCGTGAAGCGCGGCCTTTTCGCCGACGCTCGTCGTCGCACACCGCACGCCTGGGAACTCGACTCCGAAACGGCTGCCGAGGTCGATCGCTTGTTTCAACTTCTTCAAGCCGCCTTGCCGGCGGAACGGATCGGGGCCTGA
- the dgoD gene encoding galactonate dehydratase, whose amino-acid sequence MKIVAIETHVCHARMRNWVFVKVVTDQAGLFGWGEATLEWHTRGVVGAIEDLSQLLIGQDPTRVEHLWQMMYRRHFWHGHGIVRATAIAGIDLALWDILGKSLGVPCSKLWGGPVRDHVRTYCHLGGGRMEDFYETSADDARRFADLAREAVAEGFTAFKSMAVPPTMPLEGLKPIRAAERCVAAMREAVGEAVDIMVDCHARPSPTMGLQFATALEPYGLYFLEEPCWPESVDGLARINAAVSTPIATGERVTHLAAFRDLLAAKALDVCQLDITHCGGLSEARRIAALCEAYRVALAPHNPQGPVSTAASLEFGFSQPSYIICETVHGDVPWRQDVVEEGFKVERAGRIVRPNTRPGLGISINEAELKKHPFEQEILQPVTYTDGSIGDW is encoded by the coding sequence ATGAAAATCGTCGCGATCGAAACGCATGTATGTCACGCTCGGATGCGCAATTGGGTGTTCGTCAAGGTCGTCACCGATCAGGCCGGGCTCTTCGGTTGGGGCGAGGCGACTTTGGAGTGGCACACGCGCGGCGTCGTCGGGGCGATCGAAGACCTGTCGCAACTTCTGATCGGCCAAGACCCGACGCGGGTCGAGCATCTGTGGCAGATGATGTATCGCCGCCACTTCTGGCACGGCCACGGCATCGTCCGCGCGACGGCGATCGCCGGCATCGACCTCGCCTTGTGGGACATCCTCGGCAAGTCGCTGGGGGTGCCGTGCTCGAAGCTCTGGGGAGGTCCGGTGCGCGACCATGTGCGCACCTATTGCCATCTCGGCGGAGGCCGGATGGAAGACTTCTACGAAACCTCGGCCGACGACGCGCGCCGCTTCGCCGACCTGGCGCGGGAAGCGGTCGCCGAGGGGTTCACCGCGTTCAAGAGCATGGCCGTGCCGCCGACGATGCCGCTCGAAGGGTTGAAGCCGATCCGCGCGGCCGAACGCTGCGTGGCCGCGATGCGCGAAGCGGTCGGGGAAGCGGTCGACATTATGGTCGACTGCCATGCCCGACCTTCCCCGACGATGGGCCTGCAGTTCGCCACGGCGCTCGAGCCTTACGGACTTTATTTCTTGGAAGAACCTTGCTGGCCGGAAAGCGTCGACGGACTCGCGCGGATCAACGCCGCCGTGTCGACGCCGATCGCGACCGGCGAGCGCGTCACGCATCTGGCCGCCTTCCGCGATCTGTTGGCGGCCAAGGCGCTCGACGTTTGCCAACTCGACATCACCCATTGCGGCGGCCTGAGCGAAGCGCGGCGCATCGCGGCGCTGTGCGAAGCGTATCGCGTGGCGCTCGCGCCGCATAATCCGCAGGGCCCTGTGAGCACCGCGGCATCGCTGGAGTTCGGCTTCTCGCAGCCGAGCTACATCATCTGCGAAACCGTGCATGGCGACGTGCCGTGGCGGCAAGATGTCGTCGAAGAAGGCTTCAAGGTCGAACGAGCCGGCCGCATCGTCCGCCCCAACACCAGGCCGGGCCTAGGCATCTCGATCAACGAAGCGGAGCTGAAGAAGCATCCATTCGAGCAGGAAATCTTGCAACCGGTGACGTATACGGACGGGAGCATTGGGGATTGGTAG